A single region of the Streptomyces caelestis genome encodes:
- the pafA gene encoding Pup--protein ligase — protein MDRRIFGLENEYGVTCTFRGQRRLSPDEVARYLFRRVVSWGRSSNVFLRNGARLYLDVGSHPEYATPECDNVTELVTHDKAGERILEGLLVDAERRLHEEGIAGDVYLFKNNTDSAGNSYGCHENYLVARHGEFSRLADILIPFLVTRQLLCGAGKVLQTPRGAVYCVSQRAEHIWEGVSSATTRSRPIINTRDEPHADAERYRRLHVIVGDSNMSETTMLLKVGATDLVLRMIEAGTVMRDLTLENPIRAIREVSHDITGRRKVRLASGREASALEVQREYYEKAVDFCERRGIRTGTVEQVLELWGRTLDAIETEDLDRIGTEIDWVMKYKLLERYRAKHNMTMSHPRVAQIDLAYHDIHRRRGLYYLLEKKGQAARICNDLKIFEGKSVPPQTTRARLRGDFIRRAQEQRRDFTVDWVHLKLNDQAQRTVLCKDPFRSVDDRVEKLIAGM, from the coding sequence ATGGACCGCCGCATTTTCGGGCTGGAGAACGAGTACGGCGTCACGTGCACGTTCAGGGGACAGCGCCGCCTGTCTCCTGACGAGGTGGCGCGGTACCTCTTCCGCCGTGTCGTGTCATGGGGCCGCAGCAGCAATGTCTTTCTGCGAAACGGCGCCCGCCTCTATCTCGACGTGGGTTCACATCCGGAATACGCCACACCCGAATGTGACAACGTGACCGAACTGGTCACCCACGACAAAGCGGGCGAGCGCATTCTCGAAGGACTCCTGGTGGACGCCGAACGACGCCTGCACGAGGAGGGAATCGCGGGCGACGTCTACCTCTTCAAGAACAACACCGATTCGGCGGGCAACTCCTACGGCTGCCACGAGAACTATCTGGTCGCCCGGCACGGGGAGTTCTCCCGGCTCGCGGACATTCTGATTCCGTTCCTGGTCACACGGCAGTTGCTGTGCGGCGCGGGCAAGGTGCTCCAGACGCCGCGCGGTGCGGTGTACTGCGTCAGCCAGCGGGCCGAGCACATCTGGGAGGGCGTCTCCTCGGCGACGACCCGCTCCCGGCCGATCATCAACACGCGTGACGAACCGCACGCGGACGCCGAGCGCTACCGCCGCCTGCACGTCATCGTGGGCGACTCGAACATGTCCGAGACGACCATGCTGCTCAAGGTCGGGGCCACCGACCTGGTGCTGCGCATGATCGAGGCCGGCACGGTGATGCGGGACCTCACGCTGGAGAACCCGATCCGGGCGATCCGCGAGGTCAGCCACGACATCACCGGCCGCCGCAAGGTCCGCCTGGCCAGCGGGCGCGAGGCCTCCGCCCTGGAGGTGCAGCGCGAGTACTACGAGAAGGCCGTGGACTTCTGCGAGCGCCGCGGCATCCGTACCGGCACCGTCGAGCAGGTCCTGGAGCTGTGGGGCCGGACGCTGGACGCGATCGAGACCGAGGACCTCGACCGCATCGGCACCGAGATCGACTGGGTCATGAAGTACAAGCTCCTCGAGCGGTACCGGGCCAAGCACAACATGACCATGTCGCACCCGCGGGTCGCTCAGATAGACCTCGCCTACCACGACATCCACCGCCGTCGTGGCCTGTACTACCTGCTCGAGAAGAAGGGCCAGGCGGCGCGCATCTGCAACGACTTGAAGATCTTCGAGGGCAAGTCGGTGCCCCCGCAGACCACTCGGGCCCGGCTGCGTGGCGACTTCATCCGGCGCGCCCAGGAACAGCGCCGTGACTTCACGGTCGACTGGGTTCACCTCAAGCTCAACGACCAGGCGCAGCGCACCGTGTTGTGCAAGGACCCGTTCCGTTCGGTGGACGACCGGGTGGAGAAGCTGATCGCCGGAATGTGA